GCTTGATGCTTTTTTACGCTTTTCATTTTAACCACTTCAGAGCTGGGCAGCAATGCCACATGGGGTTTTAAATCTGCCTTCTCCAgattaggaattccctggtgacccagatggtagagtctgcctgcaatgcgggagaaccaggttcaatccctgggtcaggaagctcccctgaagaaagaaatggcaacccactccagtattcttgtctgaaaaatcccatggatggaggagcctggcaggcttcagtccatggggttgcaaagagtcggacacaactgaagcgacttcacttcacttctccagATTACTAGCAAATGTAACataccttttcatgtgtttattctcAGTGCAGATAGTCTCTTTTGTGATGTCCCAAGTCTTTcagccatttcttttttctcGTGGATCTGTAGGAGTTCTTTTAATTTTAGATCAGGGGTCAGTAACTACAGCCTGCTGGCCAAATCCAGACCTCCACCAGTGTCTGCAAATCGTCTTACTGGGACATCTCTGTTCAATGTTGAGCAGTTGTAAAGGAAACCGTGTCACCCACGAAGCCCCAAATACGATCTGATCATCTACCATGCATTCTTCTACACTAGATTCTGCTGCCAGGTATCGGAATTgcagtttattattttacatttcataCTTAATCTGATTGCATTTCAACTGGTCTATTttctattaaattataaaatttaatcgATAAACCATTTATTGGAAACAATAGCCTTCCCCACATTACAACACATTATCACCTTTGCCAAAAACGACTGAATTATGTATGGATTTTCTGGAATCTCTATTATAGTTTCACTGAtcaatttgtttatctttgtgccaataccacagGAACGTAATTCCTATGGCTTTCTAACAGCTCTTGATATCTGGCACTATAAGTCCTCTACTTCTATCTGTTCTagaacatagctttgactgttaCTGGTCTTTACATTTTTCACATGAATTTGAGAAttcatttccattaaaaaatgctAGCATTTTAGGGTCACACTGAATATATGAATTAACTTGGGGAAAACTGACATCTTTTTAACACATCATTGACCAGggaatttttgcagaaactaaagCCTGTGGCATTAATAAGTCtccagtcaataatgtgttaagatTGTCCTGGAAACAATAAACAAGTTATATCCCACTGAatcttctggaatttttttttttctggacccAATTCTTGAAAATACAGTTAGATAATTTCCCCCCTCAGGCACTTAAGGATTTCTGTTATTACTGTGAGTGGTATtgctttaaacttttcattttgtttgttgctGGTATATTAAAAAACCAATTTTTGCATAATGACCTTGTTTGCAGGGATTCTGGTCAATTCACTCAATTTTAATTACCTGAATATTCCCTAGAATTTTCCATGTACAAACAAGTTTTACTTGTAATCCTtatgccttttcattcttttgcttcCCTTGCTTCCCTGGCTAGGTCTTTCTGCACAATAATGAATAAAACCAGGGACAGCAGATACCACTTTTTTTTTGGGGAGAAAAGTTCCAATATTTCACCATTCAATATGCTGTTTGTTGTAGCAGAAGATATTCTTTATCCAATAAAGGAAATTCTTTTCTATATGTGGTTTGTTAAGAACACAAATGGATGCTAATTTCATGAGTCTCCTGCATACTAGGTTACTTTTCTTCAACGTGATTaattacagtgattttttttttaattaacatatccTCACATTCCTGGAGTAAGACCCATTTGATCACTCTTTTGTTATCTTTTTTCCAGAACTGTTTCTGTTGTTAGCCCAGGATTCAGTCACGTGACCACTATAAACAAGTTACCAATAATCAGAATGAAATTATCACGACTGGTTTAGATCACTCAGGATTCACCCTCTGTGTCATGTGAAGTAATAGTAGATACCTAACTTCTTCCAGTGAGTAAAGAGGGGAGAAGGGACGCTGCATTAATCAACCAAAAATGACTGCTAGAAAGCTGCAtcaatttgttttcaaaattctgGAATAAAAGTCAGTACAGAAAGTAATGACACCAGATTCACATCAAATAAAGCACAGGCAGATTTTCTGGATTACATCATAGTGGCAAACTGCACACTCTAACCTGTGGGTTAAAAAACAAGAGTGGCAGGAGAGACGGGCGTATTTTAGAGTGTGACCAGTATAGCTGTCCTTCACCGAACAGACTAGATTCCAGGTGATCTATGCACGGTTtatgaaaatagtatttttaagtcttttttgcTCCAGTGCAGCTGGAAACTGTACAAAAGTCACTGGCTCCTTTGTAGTACTCACTAAAAGCCCATTTGAAAATGCctcaaaagaatagaaaattatgaattttaaCTATTTAGTACCTGTGAAACACCTCAACAACAATATGCCTACATTAGCACATTTTGCCAGCTTAATATTCAAATAAGAATACTGCCTTTTCACAAATTATTGAAATCCAAacttccatagggttgcatagaatTAACCACATTTTGGAAATGTGAGAGAAACTGCCATGTACATTTTTAATGCTAGAGTCCTCATTATCAActccagaatattttaaaagttcattttctgCAATGAAAGTTTATTCAGAGCTGATAGCTTCTGATAGTTTCTATAAACATTAGATTTTATGTCAGAAATATGGCTTTTAGTATAACTGCCAAGACAATGTATTTTCCACATTCATCGCTTCAACAGATTTTGCCTCAGTATGACTCCCTGATATGTAAATACAATTGGaatccaaaataaatattaaatatttatagagtTTTACTCTTGTATAAACTGTCTAATTGTCCAATGAGTTGCTGAAAGCTTTGCTTCTTGTGTTTTTAGGGATTGGTCTTTGTGAAAATTCAGGTTAGAATCAACCCAATGCCTAAACGCTTTTCCTCATTCAGAAACAGGAACTCTCAgacagtggtatctgactctcaGCTGGACTTTCCACATCCATTATGTGCAGAGGATTTTCTAGAATGAGAACTAACTTCAGAGGAGACTTCCCATGTCAAGTACATTCAAGGTCCCTCTCCTGTGAATTCTCTGATGGCTGTTGAAGGCCGACCTGTGGTGGAATTTTTTCCCACACTCACTACATTCATACGGCTTCTCTCCTGAATGAGTCCTGTAATGCACAGTGAGGTATGACTTCTGAGAGAAGActttcccacattcattacattcgTAGGGCTTCTCTCCTGAATGGCTTCTGTAGTGCACAGTGAGGTTTGACATCCGAGAGAAGACTTTCCCGCACTTgctacattcatagggtttctctcccGAGTGGATCCTGTGATGTATTGTTAGATAAGACTTCTGAGAGAAGAACTTCCCACACTCGTAACACTCGTAAGGCTTCTCTCCTGTGTGGACTCTCTGGTGTCGGAAGAGGGACGAGTTATGGGAGAAGGTTTTCCCACACTCGTTACACCCGTAGGGTTTCTCTTCTGAATGACTCCTATAATGTATGGTGTAGTACGACAGCTCAGAGAACACCTTCCCGCATATGTTACATTCATACGACTTCTCCCCTGTGGGAAGCGGCTGATGCCCTTCGAAAGCTGAGTTTTCAAGGAAGGTTTTCCCACACTCACTACATTCATAGGGCTTCTCTCCTAGATGAGTTGTGTGAAGGCTGGTGAGGTGTGAGAGCTTCCCGCACTCACTGCATTCATGGGGCTTCTCATCTGTGTGTACTTTCCTATGTCTGATAAAGGCTGAGTTGAGGTTGAAGGTTTTCCCGCATTCATTACATTCATAGGGCTTCTCTTCTAAGTGACTCCTGTAATGGATAGTGAGGTATGATACCCGAGAGAAAAACTTCCCACACTCACTGCACTGGTAGGGCTTCTCTCCTGTGTGTGTTCTCTGGTGTGTGATGAGTGTGGATTTCCGGTAGTAGGATTTCCCACATTCATTGCATTTGTAAAGCTTCTCTCCTGTGTGGGTTCTCTGGTGGTCGCTAAGAGCTGACTTGCGGGAGAAGGATTTTCCGCATTCACTACATGGATAGGGTCTTTCTCCTGAATGGTTTCTCTGGTGTAGGGTGAGATGTGTCTTTTGGCAGAAGGTTTTCCCACACTCATTACATTCATAGGGCTTCTCTCCTGAATGAGTCCTCAGGTGTTGTGTGAGGTGCAACTTTTGACAGAAGGTTTTCCCACACTCATTGCATTTATACGGTTTCTCCTCTAAATGTGATCTCCGATGCACGGTGAGGGTTCCTTTTTGGCTGAAGGATTTCCCACATACGTTACATGcataaggtttctctcctgtgtgagcCCTCTGATGTATAATGAATTTTGACTTTTTGCAGAAGGATTTTCCACACTCACTGCATTCAAACGGCTTCAAGTCCATCTGTGATCTCtggtatatattaaaatttgacATCTGGATGAAGTCAGGTCTAGAATCATTCCACTCATAGCACTTGTCCCCCATATAAGTGCTCTTATGAGTAATGAAAACGGCTTCATTGTCTAAGGCTTCTGTGCATCCATTATATTCAAAGGGTTTCTCCAAAATACTAATTTTCTGAatactttcttcattttgagAACAGGCTTCCCCATTTTGATGAAATTCATACAGTTTCTCTCCATACGTTTTCCCACATTCATTACACTCATCTGGTTTCTTTCTTGCATAGCTTCCATCACTAATAATTAATTCTGAAGTAGATTCCAAAGTCTTCCCACATGAGACACAATTATAAGACATTAGATTTAAAGGAGCAAGACTTGTTTCCACGTTATATGTTTTATCAAACGCATCCTCTCTCTCCTTGGTCAGGGTTCTGCTGCTGATAGAAACAGCTTGCCTTGAAcattcatcttcattttcttggaTTCTCTGTATCAGGTCACCAACTTTCCagactttttctaaaaaaagaataaaagtaaacaaatctTGTGAATCTGAACACACCAAATTATAGGATGAGAGCAGTACTCAAGGGCCTACTGCAGGCTTGACTCTAGCTTTAGGGTCAATCTCCACAGATAAAACCAAGTGACCATTTACAAACATCACATCCCACCATCTCACCTGAATGCTGCTGCTGTAGGAACTTGCTGTCTACTACCCATGGCTCTTCTCCTTGCTCCAACTTGATGATCACATTGGGTTTGGTGCTGTCATAACCTGTGAATGAGAAAGAGCCAACATGGACCAGCTGCTGGGTTCTGGGTCCCTAAACAGAAGCTGCTGCCTCAGGAGCTGCAGAATAAAGTGTCTATTTTTGCACTTAATCAAAACTAGAGCCTTTCAATGAAGAAGCAAAGATACAAATTACTCTTAACTGGTGCCCAAAAGGAATTAAATGGTTTTATTGATTTCCTCAAAGTCAAGCATAAAGTCCTTAAACTGGAAGCCCCCACAGAGCAGCAACTCAGAAAGCATTTCTCCTCACCCACGGAGACAAGGTGGCTGTAGTTCTCCAGCATCACGTCCCTGTAGGTCATCTTCTCCTCAGGGTCCAACTGCTGCCACTCCTCCTGGGTGAAGTCCACAGCCACATCCCTGAACGATACTGACCCCTGTAATGGCACCACGATGGGAACTGGGTGACATGAACCTAACACACAAGGACAGGAGCTCTCCAGCTCACTGGGAAAAGTAACTGTGAAGACTGAAAGCCTCATTTGTGTTAACAGATGTTGAGAGGAAAACAAGCCATGTTAGAAACACACTACCTTTGAGTTCTTTAATgtgtcaaaaaacaaaacttccaaAAAACTCTCaaaccaaaagaaatgaaaaagagttcTAACTTTGTGTTTAAAGTATCTGAGTTCTCTATCAGAGGATGAAGGAAGGTGAAACCCCACTCTGGCTCAAAAAAGCTTACAGCCCATTGGGAGGCACTGGGTCAGTGAACACATGCATTCCACTCCATCATTCCTTTCAGTGGCCTCTACGGGCAAGGCCTCTGCCTCCCACCTCTTCATGCTCGTGCAGCCCAGCAGTCAGCCATCCTGGTTCTGTGCTTTCATCCTCTGGCCCCTCTGTTCTCACCAGTTACTTGGAGCCATCTGCTTGGCTAAATTTTTTACTGCCCTCAAATGATATCTCAAGCATCTCATTCTGGGAGCAATAAAATGTGTTACTTGAGTGACTGCTCGAGGAATTATTAGAATGACACATACAAGGTGGAGAGTGGTCTACCAAGAGAGAAGTGAACCATTTTAATTATATGTTGGCAGACAAGGCTTTGCAGGTTCGGCTGAGTTCAGGGGAAATCCTCTGAATCTCAGGAATCCTCTATAACTCACAAGAGGTGGCGAAAGTGGAACCTTTATGCATTGTTAGTGGTaaagtaaaatggtgcagctactatggaaaacagcatggtggCTCccccaaaaatgaaaaacagaattaacacataattcagcaattccacttctgggtctcCACCCtccaaaaaaaatgaaagcaaggcCTTGAAGAGATACTGTACACCcaggttcatagcaacattatttgcaaaaactaaaagcatgggaggaaaaaaaaaaatactaaaacacagaaataaccatccattgatggatgaatggttaAGCAAAATGTGAtaatacacacaatggaatgtgaTTCAGCTTGAAAAAggcaggaaattctgacacatggtaCCACATGGATGACCTTTAAGgatattatgctgagtgaaataagtcagtcacaaaaggacaaatactgcataattCCACTTAGATGAGCTATTCAAAGTAGTCAAAATcctagaaagagagagaaaatggtgatcgccaggggctggggaaggggaatgGGGAGTcagtgtttaatgggtacagagtttcagttttgaaagatgagaaacagatggagatggatagtggtgatgaCTGCACAACAACATGAATGTTCTTAAGACCGCTATCCTGTATACTTAGAAACGGATACCATACTAAATTTTGTTATGTGTCTTTTCCCACAATAAAAAATGTGGAGGAGAAAATGCAGTGATGCCTAAGGACACACCCTCACCCACTCCCTTCCACAGCTCTGCAGCCACCCCCTCCCTGAAGGAAAGAGGGATGAGGTGTGGTCACTGGTTAAGTGTGCTCACaatgttgttactgtttagttgttaagttgtgtccagctcttttgggaccccatggactgtagcccaccaggctccagtgtccatggggtttcctaggcaagaatactggaacatgctgccatttcctttccaggggatcttcataatccagggatcaaacccatgtctcctgcactggtaggtggactttaccactgagccatcactgattagaaattattttctcaaaagatgaaattttaaaaaatcaagaattgtCAGCTGAGGAAaacaacataaataaaaaataaacatcaggATAAACAACTCAACAATGATGAAACCAAatttataaaggaaaacaactcaCACTgacttatattttataataaattaagcAGAATATTGCTTCCAGAAAATGAGAACATTCTGCTAAGAAACAGCAACTGGAGATACTTAGAAATTGAAGACTGgattgtggaattaaaaaaaaaaatcctggagtaAGAAGCTTGATTATCAAATGGGACACAGAATATATAACTTAGAAAATTTCTCTGAAAACAAGAAATTggaatgatgaaagaaaaatcataGGTATGAAAGTCAGATCCaacattttcagatgaaaaatcATCAGATATTCCTCAATAAAgatcataaaaataaacaaacaaaataaaacaaaacatcctTAAAAGGGGCCATATAATCTGCAAAGAACAACACTGGGGGAAATATAGATTAAGAAATATTcagataaaatttctaaaattttacgatcagaaaaaaaaatcctaaagttaaatatatattaaaaaacaaacactagTTATCCTGGTTTAACTctagcccactccaatatttcttgcctgaaaaatcccatggacagaggagcctggcaggctactgtccaaagGGGCTCAAacagttggacctgactgagcacacacataggaAGTAAAAATCTTCTGGGTTAATTTAGTTTGGAAGACAAGAAGTGGCAGGGGTTAGAAGACTgagcaatcaaaaaaaaaaaaaaaaccccaaatgagACATTTTCTAAGCATATCATCTGGTTTAATATTTGGAAATTCATTAATACAATCTGCCATTATAATACAGCTAAAAGGAAAAGTGTCACAATTCCAGAGATGCTGAAAAGACCTctgaaaatattcaaatgaatcctaattttttttttaaaaaaagaccctcAAGAAAATAGGAACTGATGGAAAGTTCACTAAGATGAATACGTGTATGTGGtggttttgttcagttgctaagttgtgtgggtcttttgcgaacccatggactgtaacccattggctcctctgtccatgggatttcccaggcaagaatactggagtgggttgccaattccttctccaggggatcttcccaactcatgttGAACCAGAAtttcctgagttggcaggcaggttctttatcactgagccatcagagaagccctgtgtCTATACGTACTCATACCCTACCATGCACAGTATGTGTGACACATACACGTACAACCACATGTATACACTTTAAGtttacaaatacatatttatgcTTCAGTTCTCTGAGTTCTACAGCCAGGACTAATTTAATGGGGAAACAACAGACACATTCTCACTAAGATTACACTAAGATTAGAAACAAGGCAAAACACTCATCATCTCCAATTAGAGAAAACAATTACAGGCCTAACAAAAGGTCAGTAAAAGTATTTCTATTAACAGATAATATATTATACCTAGAAAACTCAGAAAATCAACAATGGAACTAAATCAGTAAAAGGAACTCTGTTAGGTAACAGAATTTATAGTTAACACACATAAAAGCAATAGCTCTCattacataaaaaggaaaaagatgtaaTTTGGGCATACATGCAGTTTACAACAGCAACAGAAATGTACAAAATATAtactagaaaaatttaaaaacattcctaaaaaagaatgaatggaatGATTCTCTTTGCTCTTGGATAAGCTGTGAGGCATAAAATGAGATGTGCCTTTACCAAGACACATCACAATCCAATGGCTAAAAACCAGTgataaaaagaataaacacagcaagaggagaagggaaaaaaaagattttatatacAGAAGAACAAAGATAAGGATAACATCAGATTTCTGGTGGAAACCATGTAAACAAGAAGACACTGGAGTAAAAAACAATAGCAGCAATGATTCCTTTAAAAGGGAAGGTAAAATAGACATTTTCAGACATACAAGAGCTAAAAGAATTCAATAACAACTAGAAGAAAtacagggcttcctggtggttcagacagtaaagagtctacctgcaatgcaggagacctggatttgatccctgggtcagaaagttcccttgaagaagggaatggccacccactccggcattgttgcctggagaagtccatggacagaggatcccagtGAGCTACATTCCCTGAGGTCgcctagagttggacatgactgagcaactaacagtatGGTATGGTCTAGAAAAGATATTAAAGAAAGCCccccaggcagaaggaaaatgacaGCAGAGAAaaatgtggatcaaaacaaagaaGCACCAGAAATGGGAACTATGCCTTTTCTCTCATCACTTAAAACTCTTTTAAAGATAactaattaaaaacaacaatgtATTATGGGATTGGTATGACctgcaaaaataaaatgcaacagTGTAAAGACCAAGATGGGAGAGATGGAACTGCAGCTTCTTATACTCTAAGTGAAATAGTATATAACTTGAATATAAACTATGAAAAAGTTATATATTATAAACCCTAAAGTATCCAGTAAAATAACAAGTGTTCTAACAACCCAACAAAGGGTATAAAATGGAATCATTAAAAAAGTCAGTTCAAaggaaggaagacaaagaagatgggatgaacagaaaataaagacaCGAGACGATAACCTAACTGGCTGTATTAATACTTACATTATATGCAAATACCCTAAACACCCCAATTAATAGAATTCTCAAATTGGATAAAAAACAAGGCCCAACTATATGCTGTCTTCAAATGCTATATTTTGCATATAAAGATGCAAATAGGTTAAAAGTTAAAGGACAGAATAAGATATTGCACATCGCATGactcaaaagaaaactggagtggatttaTAAATATCAGAGATTCCATTTCACAGCATACATTCTTACCAGGATGGGAGGTCACTGAACAATGACAAAGTGGCTAATTAATCAAGAGGACATAACAATCTTAAATGTTTAGGTatcttttaatgaaattcatgtggagaaggcaatggcaccccactccagtactcttgcctggagaatcccatggatggaggagcctggtaggctgcagtccatggggtcgctaagtcggacatgactgagtgacttcactttcacctttcgctttcatgcattggagaaggaaatggcaacccactccagtgttcttgcctggagaatcccaaggacgggggagcctggtgggctgccatctatagggtcgcacagaatcggacatgactgaagtgacttagcaatgaaattcatgaagcaaaaactgacagaattgcCAACGACAAACAGACAAACCACAACCACAGATTTCAACAGCCCTCGCTCATGATCGATGGGAAAATTGGCAGCTCAGAAAGGACACAGTATACCTGAACAACACTAACAACTTGATGTGAATGATATTCACAGAACACTCTGAGAGCGCAACAGGCACTCTTCTCATGCgcacatgaaattctccaagaaaTGGTTTCTCCTTGTAGTCAACATAAATCACATAAGGGATGGAtggtattttcctttttctataaaaTCGATCATATTTGCAGCTGGATTCCAGGAGTCCTAAAGCATCACACTACCTTTACATGTGAACTAAACAGAATCTAGATGCCAATTTGTCCCTGTAACATGTATTTTACATGACAGCGTCTTTAATTTATTTCTACCCGCCCATTTAAAAAGTGTGGATCCTTATATACTTCCTTAAAGGCATTACAAAACAAAGCGCGAGTATATATAAACAGACAGGAAAACTCACCTGGGATTCATTCATTTTCTGCTGCTCTTGGAAAAAGCTAGACTGTGAACCCGTGTACCTAGAGGAAGGGAAGCAATTAGTTGATGCCGTGAGTAACCTGGGCTACCTAGGCAGGAACCTCCTGGAAACATTCAGAAGAGGCTAAAGGGGTCCTACAGGAGAAACACACATTTGAACCCCTGTAACTCCAACAACATCAGGTTACTCTCACTGGTGAATATAAACACTGACTCACTTTTCAAACAGTTTGCCAGCATTAAATAAAAAGTGCAAAAAAAcaccacaaaaaacaaaacccctcccTGTGGCACTGTTTAAATACTCCGTTGTCTCtttaaactgattaaaatcaaagattcctgtctctttaaactgattaaaataaaagattcCATGGAAATGGAGAATGTGAAGCTCTCAAAAGTGAGATAAATGAGCATCAAGGCATGGCATTATAAATGATCTGACTCAACCAGGTTACCACTGtaaagagtttttgttttgttttgaaattaagAAAGCTGCAATACAGTCGGAGAGAGCATTTGCCCCAGGAGTCTGATCTTGCTAATAATCCCACCTGCAGACCCAATGACCTGGGACAAGTCACCTCCCTTCTCAGGCCCATTCACCTCCTTCCTCAACTGAGGCAGCGGGACACACGCCTCGAAGACTCATCCCGCACTAACTACACGGTGCGAGTCCACCGGGCAGAACCCACGGAGGAGGGGGGCGTGGCGTGTCACCGGAGGCTTAGATTATAGAACCAAGTGCTGATGAGTCTTGAGACACGTGCAAGATCCCAAAAAGGCGAGAGAAAGAGGAGGGGCGCCAGGGAGGAGGGGTGGACGCGGTACGTCCGGGCCAAGCCTGGGGCCCCCACTGCCCCAGGACACCCAGAACTCACAGGCCCCGGGGAAGCCCAATCCCCGGCTGGGAGCAGCCGGCCCTGCCCTCTAGCCCGACCCCTAGACCGCAAAGCGGTCAAATCTCAGTCGCTCTCTCGTGGGGTCCGGAGCGGGCTCCCCAAGCCCTGCTCTCCAAGGGACGCAGGATCAACAGCCGCCTGGAGACCGCAGACGCACCATCTACCTCGTCGGGACTCGCTGGCCGGCCCCGGGCTCCCCAGGCTCCGGCCAGGGGCTACTGCTCCGGCGCGCTCCTCTCTCCGAGTCCTTCCTCTCCGCCTCCCGAGGCCGCTGCGGGCGAGGAGATGGCTTTGGGCCTACGGGACGAGCTCCCCTCAGGCCAACGTCCCTCCCAGGGCTTCACAGTTCAGTGCGCAGCAGACGATCGGGCCCGAGCCCCGCCGCTCCTTAGCCGCCGCCGCCACCTGTCCGGCCTCTCCGACCCAGCC
This window of the Capricornis sumatraensis isolate serow.1 chromosome 3, serow.2, whole genome shotgun sequence genome carries:
- the RBAK gene encoding RB-associated KRAB zinc finger protein isoform X4; the protein is MNESQGSVSFRDVAVDFTQEEWQQLDPEEKMTYRDVMLENYSHLVSVGYDSTKPNVIIKLEQGEEPWVVDSKFLQQQHSEKVWKVGDLIQRIQENEDECSRQAVSISSRTLTKEREDAFDKTYNVETSLAPLNLMSYNCVSCGKTLESTSELIISDGSYARKKPDECNECGKTYGEKLYEFHQNGEACSQNEESIQKISILEKPFEYNGCTEALDNEAVFITHKSTYMGDKCYEWNDSRPDFIQMSNFNIYQRSQMDLKPFECSECGKSFCKKSKFIIHQRAHTGEKPYACNVCGKSFSQKGTLTVHRRSHLEEKPYKCNECGKTFCQKLHLTQHLRTHSGEKPYECNECGKTFCQKTHLTLHQRNHSGERPYPCSECGKSFSRKSALSDHQRTHTGEKLYKCNECGKSYYRKSTLITHQRTHTGEKPYQCSECGKFFSRKSYLTVHYRTHSGEKPYECSECGKKFHHRSAFNSHQRIHRRGTLNVLDMGSLL
- the RBAK gene encoding RB-associated KRAB zinc finger protein isoform X2, giving the protein MNESQGSVSFRDVAVDFTQEEWQQLDPEEKMTYRDVMLENYSHLVSVGYDSTKPNVIIKLEQGEEPWVVDSKFLQQQHSEKVWKVGDLIQRIQENEDECSRQAVSISSRTLTKEREDAFDKTYNVETSLAPLNLMSYNCVSCGKTLESTSELIISDGSYARKKPDECNECGKTYGEKLYEFHQNGEACSQNEESIQKISILEKPFEYNGCTEALDNEAVFITHKSTYMGDKCYEWNDSRPDFIQMSNFNIYQRSQMDLKPFECSECGKSFCKKSKFIIHQRAHTGEKPYACNVCGKSFSQKGTLTVHRRSHLEEKPYKCNECGKTFCQKLHLTQHLRTHSGEKPYECNECGKTFCQKTHLTLHQRNHSGERPYPCSECGKSFSRKSALSDHQRTHTGEKLYKCNECGKSYYRKSTLITHQRTHTGEKPYQCSECGKFFSRVSYLTIHYRSHLEEKPYECNECGKTFNLNSAFIRHRKVHTDEKPHECSECGKLSHLTSLHTTHLGEKPYECSECGKTFLENSAFEGHQPLPTGEKSYECNICGKVFSELSYYTIHYRSHSEEKPYGCNECGKTFSHNSSLFRHQRVHTGEKPYECYECGKFFSQKSYLTIHHRIHSGEKPYECSKCGKVFSRMSNLTSYLTVHYRTHSGEKPYECSECGKKFHHRSAFNSHQRIHRRGTLNVLDMGSLL
- the RBAK gene encoding RB-associated KRAB zinc finger protein isoform X1 yields the protein MNESQGSVSFRDVAVDFTQEEWQQLDPEEKMTYRDVMLENYSHLVSVGYDSTKPNVIIKLEQGEEPWVVDSKFLQQQHSEKVWKVGDLIQRIQENEDECSRQAVSISSRTLTKEREDAFDKTYNVETSLAPLNLMSYNCVSCGKTLESTSELIISDGSYARKKPDECNECGKTYGEKLYEFHQNGEACSQNEESIQKISILEKPFEYNGCTEALDNEAVFITHKSTYMGDKCYEWNDSRPDFIQMSNFNIYQRSQMDLKPFECSECGKSFCKKSKFIIHQRAHTGEKPYACNVCGKSFSQKGTLTVHRRSHLEEKPYKCNECGKTFCQKLHLTQHLRTHSGEKPYECNECGKTFCQKTHLTLHQRNHSGERPYPCSECGKSFSRKSALSDHQRTHTGEKLYKCNECGKSYYRKSTLITHQRTHTGEKPYQCSECGKFFSRVSYLTIHYRSHLEEKPYECNECGKTFNLNSAFIRHRKVHTDEKPHECSECGKLSHLTSLHTTHLGEKPYECSECGKTFLENSAFEGHQPLPTGEKSYECNICGKVFSELSYYTIHYRSHSEEKPYGCNECGKTFSHNSSLFRHQRVHTGEKPYECYECGKFFSQKSYLTIHHRIHSGEKPYECSKCGKVFSRMSNLTVHYRSHSGEKPYECNECGKVFSQKSYLTVHYRTHSGEKPYECSECGKKFHHRSAFNSHQRIHRRGTLNVLDMGSLL
- the RBAK gene encoding RB-associated KRAB zinc finger protein isoform X3, whose product is MNESQGSVSFRDVAVDFTQEEWQQLDPEEKMTYRDVMLENYSHLVSVGYDSTKPNVIIKLEQGEEPWVVDSKFLQQQHSEKVWKVGDLIQRIQENEDECSRQAVSISSRTLTKEREDADGSYARKKPDECNECGKTYGEKLYEFHQNGEACSQNEESIQKISILEKPFEYNGCTEALDNEAVFITHKSTYMGDKCYEWNDSRPDFIQMSNFNIYQRSQMDLKPFECSECGKSFCKKSKFIIHQRAHTGEKPYACNVCGKSFSQKGTLTVHRRSHLEEKPYKCNECGKTFCQKLHLTQHLRTHSGEKPYECNECGKTFCQKTHLTLHQRNHSGERPYPCSECGKSFSRKSALSDHQRTHTGEKLYKCNECGKSYYRKSTLITHQRTHTGEKPYQCSECGKFFSRVSYLTIHYRSHLEEKPYECNECGKTFNLNSAFIRHRKVHTDEKPHECSECGKLSHLTSLHTTHLGEKPYECSECGKTFLENSAFEGHQPLPTGEKSYECNICGKVFSELSYYTIHYRSHSEEKPYGCNECGKTFSHNSSLFRHQRVHTGEKPYECYECGKFFSQKSYLTIHHRIHSGEKPYECSKCGKVFSRMSNLTSYLTVHYRTHSGEKPYECSECGKKFHHRSAFNSHQRIHRRGTLNVLDMGSLL